From a region of the Schistocerca piceifrons isolate TAMUIC-IGC-003096 unplaced genomic scaffold, iqSchPice1.1 HiC_scaffold_1267, whole genome shotgun sequence genome:
- the LOC124731048 gene encoding proline-rich protein 36-like encodes MASEQDVCDARAVAAAAAAAPELSDRRPAAPAPSAAPLDAPLMTTRQPQEDHEYMTTTRDQDDEMDYSTDLPREDCAAGAPQRVLQRKRSAVTSASDDPHTSGTSDAGFKKPPPKKRAAPRRRPAVVPVPTANQYDALQDGADSEDPDEPPPATSRSDGQQQRRRAAPPPAPPATPPRQPAQRRLLAARADLGYADVLQGRTTPPSAPAVQPLRRSEDGPAPPAAAADFIAVLQEVQATLVAVSAALAQLPTAITAAVHAALRSFPAATAIASAGHGSQP; translated from the exons ATGGCGAGCGAGCAAGACGTTTGCGACGCGCGCGCggttgcggcagctgccgccgccgcgccggagctgtctgatcgccgtccggcggcgcctgcgccgtcggcggccccattGGACGCTCCACTTATGACGACCCGGCAACCCCAGGAGGACCACGAGTATATGACGACTACGCGCGACCAGGACGATGAGATGGACTACTCTACCGACCTTCCCCGTGAGGACTGCGCTGCCGGCGCCCCGCAGAGGGTGCTTCAGCGCAAGCGCTCGGCTGTCACGTCCGCCAGTGACGACCCACACACTTCTGGTACGAGTGACGCTGGATTCAAGAAACCGCCACCTAAGAAGAGGGCGGCTCCACGACGGCGCCCGGCCGTTGTCCCTGTGCCTACTGCCAATCAGTACGACGCCCTACAGGATGGCGCCGACTCTGAAGATCCTGACGAGCCTCCACCGGCG ACGTCCCGCTCCGATGGCCAACAGCAGCGGCGCCGAGCTGCGCCACCACCTGCTCCACCTGCTACTCCTCCGCGACAACCCGCCCAGCGGCGCCTGCTTGCTGCTCGGGCGGACCTTGGTTACGCCGACGTCCTCCAGGGCCGGACGACGCCTCCTTCTGCCCCTGCTGTCCAGCCTCTGCGACGCTCTGAAGATGGGCCTGCTccacctgctgcagctgctgatttCATCGCGGTCTTGCAAGAAGTCCAGGCCACCCTCGTGGCTGTCTCTGCCGCTCTGGCCCAGCTGCCGACCGCCATCACTGCTGCAGTCCATGCAGCCCTCCGAAGTTTCCCCGCTGCCACGGCGATCGCATCTGCTGGCCATGGCTCACAACCTTAG